One genomic segment of Natrononativus amylolyticus includes these proteins:
- a CDS encoding elongation factor 1-beta, with amino-acid sequence MGKVAAKIKVMPQSPDVDLDELQERLESALPEGAKINGVERENVAFGLVALYPTVIVPDGSGGTEGVEETFSEVEGVESVGVENVGRI; translated from the coding sequence ATGGGAAAAGTAGCTGCCAAAATCAAGGTCATGCCGCAGAGTCCGGACGTCGACCTGGATGAACTCCAGGAGCGTCTCGAGAGCGCGCTCCCCGAGGGTGCGAAGATCAACGGCGTCGAGCGCGAGAACGTCGCGTTCGGTCTCGTCGCGCTCTACCCGACCGTGATCGTCCCCGACGGCTCCGGCGGAACCGAGGGCGTCGAGGAGACGTTCTCGGAGGTAGAGGGCGTCGAAAGCGTCGGCGTCGAGAACGTCGGTCGAATCTAG
- a CDS encoding HVO_2753 family zinc finger protein, which yields MSTTDDHGSRSCISCGINIAGTNAAAFKCPDCGKQIYRCAKCRKQSNLYECPDCGFTGP from the coding sequence ATGAGTACGACGGACGACCACGGCTCGCGTTCCTGCATCTCCTGCGGGATCAACATCGCGGGGACGAACGCGGCCGCGTTCAAGTGTCCCGACTGCGGGAAACAGATCTACCGCTGTGCGAAGTGTCGCAAGCAGAGCAACCTCTATGAGTGTCCCGACTGTGGGTTCACCGGTCCATAA
- a CDS encoding tripartite tricarboxylate transporter permease, producing the protein MVVSALEFAADPAFSLHLLAWVAAGAALGSLSGLVPGLHANNFALLLAGVAPAVPGPPLFVGVAMLSAGVVHTFLNAVPAMALGVPDAEMAVTALPGHQLVLEGRGHEAIRLSAVGSILAVVAAVPLAIPITWAVTAAYPTIRSNLSVVLALVVLGLVASEYTWERRFAGLLSFGLAAVLGSLTLDLSPDAPLEAGGMLAPLFAGLFGAPVLVDAIRGGGVPPQEGGTIRMSRPLLLATAVAGALAGAVVGYIPGISAAIAAVAVLLFIPTGSVGPDNRSYIVATSGVDTANTIFALFALVAIGQPRTGVMVAFESANAPLELPVLVSSVVLAGVVGFVLVILVGDRYLTLVGRVAYWKISAVVLGLLLVLSYLFTGPLGIVVFAVAAAVGMVPVRLRARRVHLMGVLIGPLLFG; encoded by the coding sequence ATGGTCGTCTCCGCCCTCGAGTTCGCCGCCGATCCCGCGTTTTCCCTGCACCTCCTGGCCTGGGTCGCCGCCGGGGCGGCGCTGGGTTCGCTGAGCGGGTTGGTTCCCGGCCTCCACGCGAACAATTTCGCGCTGTTGCTGGCGGGGGTCGCCCCCGCCGTTCCCGGCCCGCCGCTGTTCGTCGGCGTCGCCATGCTCTCTGCGGGCGTCGTTCACACCTTCCTGAACGCCGTTCCGGCGATGGCGCTCGGGGTTCCAGACGCGGAGATGGCAGTCACCGCCCTGCCCGGCCACCAGCTGGTTCTCGAGGGCCGCGGTCACGAGGCGATCCGCCTCTCGGCGGTCGGGAGTATCCTGGCGGTGGTCGCCGCAGTTCCGCTCGCGATTCCGATCACGTGGGCGGTAACGGCCGCGTACCCGACGATCAGGTCGAATCTCTCGGTGGTCCTTGCGCTGGTCGTGCTCGGCCTCGTCGCCTCCGAGTACACCTGGGAGCGCCGGTTCGCCGGCCTGCTCTCGTTCGGGCTCGCCGCCGTGCTGGGCTCGCTCACCCTCGATCTCTCGCCGGACGCGCCGCTCGAGGCAGGCGGGATGCTCGCGCCGCTGTTCGCGGGGCTGTTCGGCGCTCCCGTCCTCGTCGACGCGATCCGCGGCGGCGGCGTGCCGCCCCAGGAGGGCGGTACGATCAGGATGTCGCGCCCGCTGTTGCTCGCGACGGCGGTCGCCGGTGCGCTCGCGGGCGCCGTCGTCGGCTACATTCCCGGGATCTCGGCGGCGATCGCCGCCGTGGCGGTGCTGCTGTTCATCCCGACCGGCTCGGTCGGTCCCGACAACCGGAGCTACATCGTCGCGACGAGCGGGGTCGATACGGCGAACACCATCTTCGCGCTGTTCGCGCTCGTCGCCATCGGTCAGCCGCGAACGGGCGTGATGGTCGCCTTCGAGAGCGCGAACGCGCCGCTCGAGCTACCCGTTCTCGTCTCGAGCGTGGTTCTCGCCGGCGTCGTCGGCTTCGTCCTCGTGATCCTCGTCGGGGATCGGTATCTCACACTCGTCGGAAGGGTCGCCTACTGGAAGATCTCCGCGGTCGTACTCGGACTCCTGCTCGTCCTCTCGTACCTGTTTACGGGTCCCCTCGGAATCGTCGTCTTCGCCGTTGCCGCTGCGGTCGGGATGGTCCCGGTTCGGCTGCGCGCCCGTCGCGTTCACCTGATGGGGGTCCTGATCGGGCCGTTGCTGTTCGGATGA
- the rpl12p gene encoding 50S ribosomal protein P1, whose amino-acid sequence MEYVYAALILNETDEEINEDNLTGVLEAAGVDVEESRVKALVAALEDVDIDEAVSEAAAVPAAGAAAGGAAAGGDEGEEEAEETSDVPDTTDDDEDDEDDSAGGEGLGELFG is encoded by the coding sequence ATGGAATACGTATACGCAGCACTCATCCTGAACGAGACGGACGAAGAGATCAACGAAGACAACCTGACCGGCGTCCTCGAGGCCGCCGGCGTCGACGTCGAGGAGTCCCGCGTCAAGGCGCTCGTCGCCGCGCTCGAGGACGTCGACATCGACGAGGCGGTCTCCGAGGCCGCCGCCGTCCCCGCTGCCGGTGCCGCCGCAGGCGGCGCAGCCGCGGGCGGTGACGAGGGCGAGGAGGAAGCCGAAGAAACCAGCGACGTTCCGGACACGACGGACGACGACGAGGACGACGAGGACGACAGCGCCGGCGGCGAGGGCCTCGGCGAACTCTTCGGCTGA
- a CDS encoding 50S ribosomal protein L10 → MSAEAERKTENLPQWKKEEVGELEALIEEYESIGIVGITGIPSKQLQDMRRELHDIARLRVSRNTLQVRALSDAGLDDLVEEVEGQVGIIATNDNPFALYKELEASKTPAPIGAGEIAPNDIVIPEGDTGVDPGPFVGELQQIGANARIEDGSIQVMEDSQVLDAGEEVSQDLANVLNELGIEPKEVGLDLRAVYSEGVLFDPADLDIDVEAYESDVATAAARARNLAVNASFPTAATMPTLIAKATGEAKSLGLQAAIEDEELMPDLVSRADAQLRALAAQIDDEEALPEELQGVEAPAAPAAEPDADESTDEDETDAADADDDEDDEDDEDGAAGLGAMFG, encoded by the coding sequence ATGAGCGCCGAAGCAGAACGCAAGACCGAGAACCTTCCCCAGTGGAAAAAGGAGGAGGTCGGCGAACTCGAGGCCCTCATCGAGGAGTACGAGAGCATCGGCATCGTCGGTATCACCGGCATTCCGAGCAAGCAGCTCCAGGACATGCGCCGCGAGCTCCACGACATCGCTCGCTTGCGCGTGAGCCGCAACACGCTGCAGGTTCGCGCGCTCTCCGACGCCGGCCTCGACGACCTCGTCGAGGAAGTCGAGGGACAGGTCGGCATCATCGCCACGAACGACAACCCGTTCGCGCTGTACAAGGAACTCGAGGCGTCGAAGACGCCGGCTCCGATCGGCGCGGGCGAAATCGCCCCCAACGACATCGTGATCCCCGAAGGGGACACGGGCGTCGACCCGGGGCCGTTCGTCGGCGAACTCCAGCAGATCGGCGCCAACGCCCGGATCGAGGACGGCTCGATTCAGGTCATGGAGGATTCGCAGGTGTTAGACGCCGGCGAGGAAGTCTCCCAGGACCTGGCGAACGTCCTCAACGAGCTCGGCATCGAGCCGAAGGAGGTCGGACTCGACCTCCGCGCGGTGTACTCCGAGGGCGTCCTCTTCGACCCCGCGGACCTCGACATCGACGTCGAGGCCTACGAGAGCGACGTGGCGACGGCCGCCGCACGCGCCCGGAACCTCGCCGTCAACGCGAGCTTCCCGACCGCGGCGACGATGCCGACGCTCATCGCGAAGGCCACGGGCGAGGCCAAGAGCCTCGGCCTGCAGGCCGCCATCGAGGACGAAGAGCTCATGCCCGACCTCGTCAGCAGGGCCGACGCACAGCTCCGTGCGCTCGCCGCTCAAATCGACGACGAGGAGGCACTCCCGGAAGAACTCCAGGGCGTCGAGGCGCCCGCTGCCCCCGCAGCCGAGCCCGACGCGGACGAATCGACTGACGAAGACGAGACCGACGCAGCCGACGCGGACGACGACGAAGACGACGAAGACGACGAAGACGGCGCGGCAGGTCTCGGTGCGATGTTCGGCTAA
- a CDS encoding 50S ribosomal protein L1, translating to MADSEIETAVTRALEDAPERNFTETVDLAINLRDLDLNEPSNRVDESVVLPSGTGQETQIIVIAEGETAVRAEEVADQVLSSSDVADLDDDEAKDLADETDFFIAEEAMMQDIARHLGTILGPRGKMPDPLSPDDDVVETVNRLKNTVQIRSRDRRTFHTRVGAEDMNAEEIADNIDVILRRLHADLEKGPQNIDSVYVKTTMGPSVEVA from the coding sequence ATGGCAGATTCGGAAATCGAAACAGCGGTCACTCGCGCACTCGAGGACGCGCCCGAACGGAACTTTACCGAGACGGTGGACCTCGCGATCAACCTGCGCGATCTCGACCTCAACGAACCGTCGAACCGTGTCGACGAGTCCGTCGTCCTGCCGTCCGGAACCGGCCAGGAGACACAGATTATCGTCATTGCAGAGGGAGAAACCGCCGTCCGCGCCGAAGAGGTCGCGGACCAGGTGCTCTCGAGCAGTGACGTGGCCGATCTGGACGACGACGAGGCCAAAGACCTCGCAGACGAGACGGACTTCTTCATCGCCGAGGAGGCGATGATGCAAGATATCGCCCGGCACCTGGGTACCATTCTCGGTCCCCGGGGGAAGATGCCGGACCCCCTCAGTCCCGACGACGACGTCGTCGAGACCGTCAACAGACTCAAGAACACCGTGCAGATCCGCTCGCGCGACCGTCGGACGTTCCACACGCGCGTGGGCGCCGAAGACATGAACGCGGAGGAGATCGCCGACAACATCGACGTCATCCTCCGCCGTCTGCACGCGGACCTGGAAAAAGGGCCACAGAACATCGACTCCGTCTACGTGAAGACGACGATGGGCCCGTCCGTGGAGGTGGCCTGA